A region from the Spirochaeta thermophila DSM 6192 genome encodes:
- the radA gene encoding DNA repair protein RadA has protein sequence MGKGVKSRFVCTECGYEVSKWVGKCPGCGAWNSMVEEVRGRGRERGERRAGSGVMRLPEVVAQGEERIVTGVGEFDRVLGGGLVRGSVVLVGGEPGVGKSTLVLQVAARLAGGVKVVYAAGEESVGQVAARAARLGCGKAEVELAAETQVESLEALLRQRRADVVVVDSLQMLYSPQMGSAPGTVNQLKFCAYELAQWAREQGGVVLLVAHVTKEGVIAGPKQVEHMVDTVLYVEAAEHNLRILRGVKNRFGSVDEIGVFEMTGKGLVEVAEVSRLFLVQREGGVPPGVVVAPVVEGSRAFLVEIQALTVPAKSGVSRVYAGSIEPARVSRVAAVLEKHVGVQFGSQDLYVNVAGGLRVQEVGVELPLAMALYSARTGLAVPAGLVVVGELSLAGEVRAVRDLRRRVRTARELGFERVVSPPGDGADPLLVVRNVKEAVRAVFGAGG, from the coding sequence ATGGGCAAGGGGGTGAAGTCGAGGTTCGTGTGCACGGAGTGCGGGTACGAGGTGTCGAAGTGGGTGGGGAAGTGTCCGGGATGCGGTGCGTGGAACAGTATGGTGGAGGAGGTGCGGGGTAGGGGGAGGGAACGGGGGGAGCGGAGGGCAGGATCGGGTGTGATGCGGCTCCCGGAGGTGGTGGCGCAGGGTGAGGAGCGGATCGTGACGGGGGTGGGGGAGTTCGACAGGGTGCTGGGGGGTGGGTTGGTACGGGGTTCGGTGGTGCTGGTGGGGGGGGAGCCGGGGGTCGGCAAGTCCACGCTCGTGCTCCAGGTGGCGGCGCGTCTCGCAGGGGGGGTGAAGGTGGTGTACGCGGCGGGGGAGGAGTCGGTGGGGCAGGTGGCGGCGCGGGCGGCGCGGCTGGGGTGCGGGAAGGCCGAGGTGGAGCTTGCGGCGGAGACGCAGGTGGAGAGCCTCGAGGCGCTCCTCAGGCAGCGGAGGGCGGACGTGGTGGTGGTGGATTCGCTCCAGATGCTCTACTCGCCCCAGATGGGGAGCGCACCGGGGACGGTGAACCAGCTCAAGTTCTGCGCCTACGAGCTCGCGCAGTGGGCGAGGGAGCAGGGGGGGGTGGTGCTGCTGGTGGCGCACGTGACCAAGGAGGGGGTGATCGCAGGGCCCAAGCAGGTGGAGCACATGGTGGACACGGTGCTCTACGTGGAGGCGGCCGAACACAACCTTCGGATCCTCAGGGGGGTGAAAAACAGGTTCGGATCGGTGGATGAGATAGGGGTGTTCGAGATGACGGGGAAGGGGTTGGTGGAGGTGGCGGAGGTGAGCAGGCTCTTCCTGGTGCAGCGGGAAGGCGGGGTGCCGCCTGGGGTGGTGGTGGCGCCGGTGGTGGAGGGGTCGAGGGCCTTCCTGGTGGAGATACAGGCCCTCACGGTGCCGGCGAAGTCGGGGGTCTCGCGGGTCTATGCGGGGAGCATCGAGCCGGCGCGGGTTTCCCGGGTGGCGGCGGTGCTGGAGAAGCATGTGGGGGTCCAGTTCGGAAGTCAGGATCTCTACGTGAATGTGGCGGGGGGGCTTCGGGTGCAGGAGGTGGGGGTGGAACTGCCGCTCGCCATGGCCCTCTACTCGGCGCGCACCGGGCTCGCGGTGCCGGCCGGGCTGGTGGTGGTGGGGGAGCTGTCGCTCGCAGGGGAGGTGAGGGCGGTGCGGGACCTGCGCAGGCGGGTGCGGACCGCGAGGGAGCTGGGCTTCGAGCGGGTGGTGAGTCCGCCGGGTGACGGGGCGGACCCCCTCCTGGTGGTGAGGAACGTGAAGGAGGCGGTGCGGGCGGTGTTCGGGGCAGGGGGGTGA
- the thiC gene encoding phosphomethylpyrimidine synthase ThiC: MTQLEAARKGIITSQMEEVARKEGRTPEEIRALVAEGAVVIPANRNHSGLSACGIGRGLRTKVNVNLGISPDCRNHEVEFAKAELAERLGANALMDLSCEGDTRPFRKALIARTRLPVGTVPIYDAEGMGKSLEDLTADDFLSMLARHAEDGVDFVTLHAGITRECLDFLEEGERIMPVVSRGGSLIAEWMRKTGEENPFYACFDRVLDICREYDVTISLGDACRPGAVHDATDSLQIQELITLGRLVKRARKAGVQVMVEGPGHMRLPEIEANILLQKKLCHGAPFYVLGPVVTDVAPGYDHITSAIGGALAAWFGADFLCYVTPAEHVRLPTLEDVREGIIAARIAAHAADLAKGIPGAEAWDRRMSEARGRLDWDAMMKEALDSEKPSRMRAESVPGDPRVCTMCGRMCSIKRMQEAAPRP; the protein is encoded by the coding sequence ATGACCCAGCTGGAAGCGGCCCGGAAGGGCATCATCACCTCACAGATGGAAGAAGTAGCCCGGAAAGAGGGACGTACTCCTGAGGAGATCCGGGCCCTGGTGGCCGAGGGCGCAGTGGTGATCCCCGCCAACAGGAACCATAGCGGTCTTTCGGCCTGTGGAATAGGCAGGGGACTGCGCACCAAGGTGAACGTGAACCTCGGCATATCCCCCGACTGCCGGAACCACGAGGTGGAGTTCGCCAAGGCAGAACTCGCCGAACGGCTGGGAGCGAACGCACTCATGGATCTGAGCTGCGAGGGGGACACGCGACCGTTCAGGAAGGCGCTCATCGCCCGAACCAGGCTTCCCGTGGGAACGGTCCCGATCTATGACGCGGAGGGCATGGGCAAGAGTCTCGAGGACCTCACCGCCGACGATTTCCTCTCTATGCTCGCGCGCCACGCCGAGGACGGTGTGGACTTCGTCACCCTCCACGCAGGCATCACCCGGGAGTGCCTCGACTTCCTGGAAGAGGGGGAGAGGATCATGCCCGTGGTCTCCCGCGGTGGTTCCCTCATCGCGGAATGGATGAGGAAGACGGGGGAGGAGAACCCCTTCTACGCCTGCTTCGATCGGGTGCTCGACATCTGCAGGGAGTACGACGTGACCATCAGCCTGGGCGACGCATGCAGGCCCGGGGCGGTCCATGACGCGACCGACAGCCTCCAGATCCAGGAACTCATCACCCTGGGGAGACTCGTGAAGCGGGCGCGGAAGGCCGGCGTACAGGTGATGGTGGAAGGCCCGGGGCACATGCGACTCCCCGAGATAGAGGCGAACATCCTCCTCCAGAAGAAGCTCTGCCACGGCGCTCCCTTCTACGTGCTCGGCCCCGTGGTCACGGACGTGGCCCCGGGTTACGACCACATCACATCGGCCATAGGGGGCGCCCTCGCCGCCTGGTTCGGCGCCGACTTCCTCTGCTACGTGACCCCGGCCGAGCACGTCAGACTCCCCACCCTCGAGGACGTGCGGGAGGGGATCATCGCGGCCCGGATCGCAGCCCACGCCGCCGACCTCGCCAAGGGGATCCCCGGGGCAGAGGCATGGGACAGGCGCATGAGTGAGGCAAGGGGAAGGCTCGACTGGGATGCCATGATGAAGGAGGCCCTCGACTCGGAAAAGCCCTCCAGGATGCGGGCCGAGTCGGTGCCCGGGGATCCCCGTGTGTGCACCATGTGCGGGAGGATGTGCTCGATCAAGCGCATGCAGGAGGCGGCCCCCCGCCCCTGA
- the thiE gene encoding thiamine phosphate synthase, whose amino-acid sequence MRGLYRMLDANWNRAAEGLRVLEDVARFVWNDGPLAERLKGMRHRVRGVLREREGLMAGARDVEGDVGKGMGVRGDGREGLEGLVRGNCARVEEALRSMEEALRSMGLEREAGVCEEVRYGMYEVEGRLAGWLRRVRVARAFDGGVYAITAEEYSRGRGNLRVMREALEGGARIVQYREKEKSYRAMYEEARALRELCREYGALFVVNDHVELALMVEADGVHVGQDDWPVEEVRRVVGPGMVVGLSTHGPAQAQAAVERGVVDYIGVGPVFPTSTKKDVCAPVGLEYVAYASREVRIPWVAIGGIKEHNLDAVCELGARCVAMVTEIVGAEDVRGKVRRVRERVEGWRGRAPAPRWVREWEAVLARQEAPTDQRRPTGEEEL is encoded by the coding sequence ATGAGGGGGCTCTACCGGATGCTCGATGCGAACTGGAACAGGGCGGCCGAGGGGCTTCGGGTGCTGGAGGATGTGGCGCGGTTCGTGTGGAACGACGGGCCGCTCGCGGAACGGCTCAAGGGGATGCGGCACCGGGTGCGGGGGGTGCTCCGGGAGCGGGAGGGGCTCATGGCAGGGGCGAGGGATGTGGAGGGGGATGTGGGGAAGGGGATGGGGGTGCGGGGGGATGGGAGGGAGGGGCTCGAGGGGCTGGTGCGGGGGAACTGTGCGAGGGTGGAGGAGGCGCTGCGGAGCATGGAGGAGGCGCTGCGGAGCATGGGGCTGGAGCGGGAGGCGGGGGTGTGCGAGGAGGTGCGGTACGGGATGTACGAGGTGGAGGGGCGGCTCGCGGGGTGGCTCAGGCGGGTGCGGGTGGCGAGGGCCTTCGACGGGGGGGTGTACGCGATCACGGCGGAGGAGTACTCCCGGGGGAGGGGGAACCTGCGTGTGATGAGGGAGGCGCTCGAGGGGGGGGCGCGGATCGTGCAGTACCGGGAGAAGGAGAAGTCGTACCGGGCGATGTACGAGGAGGCGCGGGCGCTCAGGGAGCTCTGCCGGGAGTACGGCGCGCTCTTCGTGGTGAACGACCACGTGGAGCTGGCCCTCATGGTGGAGGCGGACGGGGTGCACGTGGGACAGGACGACTGGCCGGTGGAGGAGGTGCGGAGGGTGGTGGGGCCGGGGATGGTGGTGGGGCTCTCCACGCACGGGCCTGCCCAGGCGCAGGCGGCGGTGGAGCGGGGGGTGGTGGACTACATCGGGGTGGGGCCGGTCTTCCCCACCAGTACGAAGAAGGATGTGTGCGCCCCGGTGGGCTTGGAGTACGTGGCCTACGCGAGCAGGGAGGTGAGGATCCCCTGGGTGGCGATAGGCGGGATAAAGGAGCACAACCTGGATGCGGTGTGCGAGCTGGGGGCGCGGTGCGTGGCCATGGTGACGGAGATCGTGGGGGCGGAGGATGTGAGGGGGAAGGTGCGGAGGGTGCGGGAGCGGGTGGAAGGGTGGAGGGGGAGGGCCCCTGCGCCGAGGTGGGTGAGGGAATGGGAGGCGGTGCTCGCCAGGCAGGAGGCGCCTACCGATCAGAGACGACCTACAGGAGAGGAGGAGCTATGA
- the thiF gene encoding sulfur carrier protein ThiS adenylyltransferase ThiF: MRKQGTVGEPAARVFEEGLSRYLGPRERGVLARVRVGILGAGGLGSMAAQALVRTGVRHLVVADPDVVEASNLNRQFYFVDQVGRAKVEALGENLRRINPEVEVEGHRLEVRSAEELERVFRGCEVLVEAVDGAEVKRMVAEEVRRRQEAGGGPRGRVWAPYLLVSASGVAGWGAVDEVRVREVGEGWVVVGDGVREVGEGVPPLAPRVWVAASMEADAVVSFVLGHTRLWEDV; the protein is encoded by the coding sequence ATGAGAAAGCAGGGGACGGTGGGTGAACCGGCGGCTCGGGTCTTCGAGGAGGGGCTCTCCCGGTATCTGGGGCCCCGGGAGCGGGGGGTGCTCGCAAGGGTGCGGGTGGGGATCCTGGGGGCGGGAGGGCTGGGGTCCATGGCGGCGCAGGCGTTGGTGCGGACCGGGGTGCGGCACTTGGTGGTGGCAGATCCGGATGTGGTGGAGGCCTCCAACCTCAACCGGCAGTTCTACTTCGTCGATCAGGTGGGGCGGGCCAAGGTGGAGGCGCTGGGGGAGAACCTCAGGCGGATCAATCCCGAGGTGGAGGTGGAGGGTCACCGGCTGGAGGTGCGATCGGCGGAGGAGCTGGAGCGGGTCTTCAGGGGGTGCGAGGTCCTGGTGGAGGCGGTGGACGGGGCTGAGGTGAAGCGGATGGTGGCCGAGGAGGTGCGCAGGCGGCAGGAGGCAGGGGGTGGCCCGCGGGGAAGGGTGTGGGCGCCGTACCTGCTGGTGAGCGCCTCGGGGGTGGCGGGCTGGGGGGCGGTGGATGAGGTGCGGGTGCGAGAGGTGGGGGAGGGCTGGGTGGTGGTGGGCGACGGGGTGCGCGAGGTGGGGGAAGGGGTGCCGCCGCTGGCCCCACGGGTGTGGGTGGCGGCGTCCATGGAGGCGGATGCGGTGGTCTCGTTCGTGCTCGGCCATACGAGGTTGTGGGAGGATGTATGA
- the thiH gene encoding 2-iminoacetate synthase ThiH: protein MSVLGVINEWKDFDFEGFFARVRPSRVEVVLAKEGALSPEDLLVLLSPAAVPFLEAMAVKARRLTVQHFGRVISLYTPLYVSNYCVNRCVYCGFHAGAPVQRRQLSFEEIEREAEAIARQGFRDVLLLTGEDRRRTPVAYIEEAVRILTRLFPSVGIEIYPLEEDEYRRLIQAGVDYLTLYQEVYHPEEYPRFHPGGPKARYDYRLLAPERAARAGMRAITVGALLGLGEWRRETFFTALHARYLSRVFPEVEVGVSLPRLRPCVGGFTAPHPAGERDLVQAILAHRLFAPHCGISLSTRERAFVRDHLIGLGVTRMSAASVTAVGGHATRAEEGQFEVADTRGVREVCEAIRARGFQPVFQNWVEGLAGVGGGR from the coding sequence ATGAGCGTGCTCGGCGTGATCAATGAGTGGAAGGACTTCGATTTCGAGGGCTTCTTCGCCCGGGTGAGGCCTTCCCGGGTGGAGGTGGTGCTCGCAAAGGAGGGTGCGCTCTCGCCCGAGGACCTCCTCGTGCTCCTCTCGCCTGCGGCCGTGCCCTTCCTCGAGGCCATGGCTGTGAAGGCGAGGCGTCTCACTGTGCAACACTTCGGCCGGGTCATCTCGCTCTATACCCCGCTCTACGTGAGCAACTACTGCGTGAACCGGTGTGTGTACTGCGGGTTCCACGCCGGGGCCCCGGTACAGAGGAGGCAGCTGTCGTTCGAGGAGATCGAGCGGGAGGCGGAGGCCATCGCGCGTCAGGGGTTCAGGGACGTGCTGCTCCTCACGGGGGAGGATCGGCGTCGAACCCCGGTGGCCTACATCGAGGAGGCGGTGCGGATCCTCACGCGGCTCTTCCCCTCGGTGGGGATAGAGATCTACCCCCTCGAGGAGGATGAGTACCGGAGGCTCATCCAGGCCGGGGTGGACTACCTCACCCTCTACCAGGAGGTGTATCACCCAGAGGAGTATCCCCGGTTCCATCCGGGCGGACCCAAGGCCCGTTATGACTACCGACTCCTCGCCCCGGAGCGGGCTGCGCGGGCCGGGATGCGGGCGATCACGGTGGGGGCCCTGCTCGGGCTTGGCGAATGGCGCAGGGAGACCTTCTTCACGGCCCTCCATGCGAGGTACCTTTCGAGGGTGTTCCCCGAGGTGGAGGTGGGGGTCTCACTGCCGAGGCTCCGCCCGTGCGTGGGCGGGTTCACTGCTCCGCATCCTGCGGGCGAGCGCGATCTGGTGCAGGCGATACTCGCCCATAGGCTCTTCGCCCCCCACTGCGGGATCTCGCTCTCCACGCGGGAGCGGGCCTTCGTGCGGGATCACCTCATCGGATTGGGTGTCACGAGGATGTCGGCGGCCTCGGTGACGGCGGTGGGTGGGCATGCGACGCGCGCAGAGGAGGGGCAGTTCGAGGTGGCCGACACCCGCGGGGTGCGGGAGGTGTGCGAGGCGATCAGGGCGCGGGGGTTCCAGCCGGTCTTCCAGAACTGGGTGGAGGGGCTCGCGGGGGTAGGAGGTGGGCGATGA
- a CDS encoding thiazole synthase, with the protein MDDSLVIGGTSLESRLVLGTGKFPDRRLIPRVIAESGAQVVTVALRRVNLANPEDNVLSYIPKGVVVMPNTSGARCAEEAVRIARLARAAGCGNWVKVEIVPDQVYLMPDNQETLRATEILVKEGFVVLPYVLPDLVIGRKLQDAGAAAVMPLGAPIGSNRGLKTAELIRMLVEELEVPIIVDAGIGKPSEAAAAMEMGCAAVLVNTAIATAGDPVGMARAFALAVEAGRRAFLAGLGPVREYAEASSPLTGFLQELEQPT; encoded by the coding sequence ATGGACGATTCCCTCGTCATAGGCGGCACGAGTCTCGAAAGCAGGCTCGTGCTGGGTACCGGCAAGTTCCCCGACCGGCGGCTCATCCCTCGGGTCATCGCCGAGAGCGGGGCCCAGGTGGTGACCGTGGCCCTGCGACGGGTGAACCTGGCGAACCCCGAAGACAATGTGCTCTCCTACATCCCGAAGGGTGTGGTGGTGATGCCCAACACCTCGGGCGCCCGGTGCGCAGAGGAGGCGGTGCGGATCGCCCGGCTGGCGAGGGCGGCGGGGTGCGGGAACTGGGTGAAGGTCGAGATCGTGCCCGATCAGGTCTATCTCATGCCCGACAATCAGGAGACGCTCCGGGCAACCGAGATCCTGGTGAAAGAGGGGTTCGTGGTCCTGCCCTACGTGCTCCCGGATCTGGTGATAGGGAGGAAGCTCCAGGATGCAGGGGCGGCTGCGGTGATGCCCCTCGGTGCGCCCATAGGGAGCAACAGGGGGCTCAAGACCGCCGAGCTCATCCGGATGCTGGTAGAGGAGCTGGAGGTACCCATCATCGTGGATGCGGGAATCGGGAAGCCGTCGGAGGCAGCGGCGGCCATGGAGATGGGGTGTGCGGCGGTCCTGGTGAATACGGCCATCGCCACCGCAGGGGATCCGGTCGGGATGGCGCGGGCCTTCGCCCTCGCGGTGGAGGCAGGGCGCCGGGCCTTCCTCGCAGGGCTCGGTCCGGTACGGGAGTATGCGGAGGCCTCCTCACCGCTCACCGGGTTCCTCCAGGAGCTGGAGCAGCCCACATGA
- the thiS gene encoding sulfur carrier protein ThiS: protein MRLIVNGERLETGATTVGGLLEERGILPERVVVELEGRIVPREEFERTPLSEGMRVEIISFVGGG from the coding sequence ATGAGGCTCATCGTGAACGGTGAACGGCTTGAGACCGGGGCCACCACGGTGGGAGGTCTGCTCGAGGAGAGAGGGATCCTCCCTGAACGCGTAGTCGTGGAACTCGAGGGCAGGATCGTCCCCCGAGAGGAGTTCGAGCGCACCCCTCTCTCCGAGGGGATGCGGGTCGAGATCATCTCGTTCGTGGGAGGCGGTTGA